In one window of Maledivibacter sp. DNA:
- a CDS encoding 4Fe-4S binding protein, producing MAKARGKVSFKEDLCKGCELCTTVCPVNIIEMDTERINIKGYHPATVKQMDKCIGCGNCATICPDVVISVEREIEK from the coding sequence ATGGCTAAAGCAAGAGGAAAGGTTTCTTTTAAAGAAGACTTATGTAAAGGCTGTGAGCTTTGTACAACAGTATGTCCAGTTAACATAATCGAAATGGATACAGAGAGAATTAACATCAAGGGATATCATCCAGCAACAGTTAAACAGATGGATAAGTGTATAGGATGTGGAAATTGTGCCACTATCTGTCCTGATGTTGTAATATCAGTTGAAAGAGAAATTGAGAAATAG
- a CDS encoding ATP-binding protein: protein MLNDNRIRIIIGHYGSGKTEFAVNYAMKLADQGKKVALGDLDVVNPYFRSREKQDIMEEKGIKVIGNSLGMKSGVDLPAVSASVLAPIQDESYDLVLDVGGDAVGARALARYYASFKEGNYDMFCVLNANRPGTQNVEDAVEHIKGIEATSRTKVTGIINSTHLLRETTVKDVLVGQELAMKVSEKLSLPIKYVSALEKVAKQLPKEIAGQIFPIKMYMREDWM from the coding sequence ATGCTAAATGATAATAGAATAAGAATTATTATAGGACATTATGGTAGTGGTAAAACTGAGTTTGCAGTAAATTATGCCATGAAGCTTGCGGATCAAGGCAAAAAAGTTGCCTTGGGAGATTTGGATGTAGTAAATCCATATTTCCGGTCAAGGGAAAAACAGGACATTATGGAGGAAAAGGGTATCAAGGTTATAGGAAACTCTTTAGGCATGAAATCCGGTGTTGACCTGCCAGCTGTTTCTGCAAGTGTACTGGCTCCAATACAAGATGAATCCTATGATCTCGTTTTAGACGTGGGAGGAGATGCAGTGGGAGCAAGGGCATTAGCAAGATATTATGCTTCCTTCAAAGAAGGTAACTATGATATGTTCTGTGTTCTAAATGCAAATAGACCTGGTACTCAAAATGTAGAGGATGCAGTAGAACATATTAAAGGAATTGAAGCCACATCTAGAACCAAGGTTACTGGAATTATTAATAGTACTCACCTGCTTAGAGAAACAACTGTAAAGGATGTATTAGTAGGGCAAGAACTTGCTATGAAGGTTTCAGAAAAACTGTCTTTACCAATCAAATATGTCAGTGCCTTAGAAAAGGTTGCTAAACAGCTGCCTAAGGAAATTGCAGGGCAGATATTCCCTATAAAAATGTATATGAGGGAAGATTGGATGTAA
- a CDS encoding 3-methyl-2-oxobutanoate dehydrogenase subunit VorB — translation MARILMKGNEAIGAAAIKAGCKFFFGYPITPQNELPEFMAREFGKHGGTFVQAESEVAAINMVYGAAGAGARVMTSSSSPGIALKQEGISYIAGAELPCVIVNIVRGGPGLGGIQPAQSDYNQSTRGGGNGDYKLVVYAPANIQEAVDLTMEAFEVADYYRNPVMVVGDGMIGQMMEPIEFKEPKKRQLSPKDWATTGTKGKRKPNIINSLRLDPQELEDLNHKIQNKLREIEKNEVMYEMYNMENPELVFCAYGTTSRIVKNVIELLKAEGINAGLIRPITLWPFPHKAFDEIPKTAKGILTVEMSCGQMLDDVKIANNGRLPVGFYGRVGGMIPSPQEIVDKAKEMLGGVK, via the coding sequence ATGGCTAGAATATTGATGAAAGGTAATGAGGCCATCGGTGCAGCGGCTATAAAAGCTGGTTGTAAGTTTTTCTTTGGCTATCCAATAACACCACAAAATGAATTGCCAGAATTTATGGCTAGAGAATTTGGTAAGCATGGTGGAACATTCGTTCAAGCAGAAAGTGAAGTTGCAGCAATTAATATGGTATATGGTGCAGCTGGAGCAGGTGCAAGGGTTATGACTTCATCATCTTCACCGGGAATTGCTTTAAAACAAGAAGGTATTTCATATATAGCAGGGGCAGAACTTCCATGTGTTATTGTAAACATAGTAAGGGGAGGTCCTGGTCTTGGGGGTATCCAGCCAGCTCAATCGGATTATAATCAATCAACTAGAGGTGGGGGAAACGGAGACTATAAATTAGTTGTTTATGCTCCAGCAAACATTCAAGAAGCAGTTGATTTAACTATGGAAGCCTTTGAAGTTGCTGATTACTATAGAAATCCAGTTATGGTTGTTGGCGATGGTATGATTGGACAAATGATGGAGCCAATCGAATTTAAAGAACCTAAGAAAAGACAGCTTTCACCTAAGGATTGGGCTACAACTGGAACAAAGGGTAAGAGAAAGCCAAATATTATAAACTCACTTAGACTTGATCCCCAAGAATTAGAGGATCTAAACCATAAGATTCAAAATAAATTAAGAGAAATCGAAAAGAACGAAGTTATGTATGAAATGTATAATATGGAAAATCCAGAGCTAGTATTCTGTGCCTATGGCACTACTTCAAGGATAGTTAAAAATGTTATTGAATTATTGAAGGCTGAGGGAATAAATGCAGGGCTAATAAGACCGATAACTTTATGGCCATTTCCCCATAAAGCTTTTGATGAAATTCCTAAAACCGCAAAGGGTATCTTGACTGTTGAAATGAGTTGTGGACAAATGTTAGATGATGTAAAAATTGCTAACAATGGTAGACTGCCTGTGGGATTCTATGGTAGAGTCGGTGGAATGATCCCATCACCACAGGAAATTGTTGATAAGGCTAAAGAAATGTTAGGGGGTGTTAAGTAA